The following are from one region of the Acidobacteriota bacterium genome:
- a CDS encoding DUF4412 domain-containing protein encodes MRSRKFTWFLLILLMSVFAVSSLLFADIYVEQQMKTSAMMGEPGRTTTQRIWITKDMMRSEDVGSKQVMIVRLDKNLIWMIDLERKTYRELTIDEFKQMVGMARATMRREKAEVELTETGKKMKIKGWNCYEVRLTMKGGTNMETSMWLTKDIAIPWEEYQKYMELFGGQFYGPKVMEKWKNLRGYPIRSHGKMNMMGMEMETETEVMTVRTTPIPKSVFELPPGLTKEEASVPKMPH; translated from the coding sequence ATGCGATCAAGAAAATTTACCTGGTTTTTGCTTATCTTGCTAATGTCGGTTTTTGCCGTCAGTTCCCTGCTGTTTGCTGATATATATGTGGAACAGCAGATGAAGACCAGCGCAATGATGGGAGAACCGGGAAGGACGACCACTCAACGGATTTGGATTACTAAGGATATGATGCGTTCCGAAGATGTGGGAAGCAAGCAAGTTATGATCGTGAGACTGGATAAAAATCTAATTTGGATGATAGACCTTGAGCGGAAGACATACCGTGAGCTTACGATAGATGAATTTAAACAGATGGTGGGAATGGCAAGGGCTACGATGAGAAGAGAGAAGGCAGAGGTAGAGCTTACGGAGACGGGTAAAAAGATGAAGATAAAGGGATGGAACTGCTATGAGGTGCGCCTCACAATGAAGGGGGGCACCAATATGGAGACCTCGATGTGGCTCACCAAGGATATTGCTATTCCCTGGGAGGAGTATCAGAAGTATATGGAGCTATTTGGGGGGCAGTTTTACGGTCCCAAGGTGATGGAGAAATGGAAGAACCTCCGGGGTTATCCTATCCGTTCCCATGGGAAGATGAATATGATGGGTATGGAGATGGAAACCGAGACTGAAGTGATGACCGTTAGGACTACCCCGATCCCGAAGAGCGTTTTTGAACTTCCTCCTGGACTTACCAAGGAGGAAGCTTCCGTTCCCAAGATGCCCCATTAG
- a CDS encoding ATP-binding protein: protein MKKKVKTKELELTIPILPNIELLVGKVVSELARYMKLDQNEEDEVKMATIEACLNAFEHSKSKDGKVYLKFQIANDELMVVVRDSGVGFNSEELNPPPIEEMLSGKRKRGWGLKIIENLVDSVEIHSEKGKGTTVIIRKRKKG, encoded by the coding sequence ATGAAGAAGAAAGTGAAGACGAAAGAGCTTGAGCTTACCATTCCTATTCTCCCGAATATCGAGCTCTTAGTAGGGAAGGTAGTTTCCGAACTCGCTCGCTATATGAAGCTGGATCAGAATGAAGAAGACGAGGTGAAGATGGCGACCATCGAAGCCTGCCTCAACGCCTTTGAACATAGCAAGAGTAAGGATGGAAAGGTATACCTTAAGTTCCAGATCGCAAACGATGAATTGATGGTAGTGGTGCGCGATTCCGGGGTGGGGTTTAATTCCGAGGAGCTAAATCCACCGCCGATTGAGGAAATGTTATCCGGAAAGAGGAAGAGAGGATGGGGGCTTAAGATCATCGAGAATCTGGTAGATTCGGTTGAGATACATTCGGAAAAGGGGAAGGGGACGACCGTTATTATTCGAAAGAGGAAGAAGGGATAA
- a CDS encoding STAS domain-containing protein, protein MKEEELKVTVRKEDNYAVISTEGYINNLGGEKIAKECYQLMDEGVKNFILNLAQSRVINSIGISILIEIIEKVLEVKGNIFFCAPTPTIAKTFRIMGLTQYAKVFATEEEAIKAITG, encoded by the coding sequence ATGAAAGAGGAAGAACTTAAAGTAACTGTAAGAAAAGAAGATAATTATGCGGTTATCTCTACCGAGGGGTATATCAATAACTTAGGCGGAGAAAAGATCGCTAAGGAATGCTATCAGCTGATGGATGAAGGGGTTAAAAACTTTATCCTCAACTTGGCTCAATCCCGGGTGATAAACAGCATTGGGATATCCATCCTAATTGAGATAATAGAAAAGGTTCTTGAAGTAAAAGGAAATATTTTCTTCTGCGCCCCTACGCCTACTATAGCCAAAACATTTCGGATAATGGGCCTTACCCAGTATGCCAAGGTATTTGCTACTGAAGAAGAGGCGATAAAGGCGATCACTGGTTAA